The Bacteroides ovatus genomic interval ATGATGAAGATACTTAGGAAAGTAAATGCTTTGTAAACTTTCATACGGTTTTTAATTTGAGTTTTTTCGTTTTACCGTATTTGTTTGTGTATAATGCAGAAGCAATTGCGGTCTGAATATTTGAATGAGTCGGCAAAGATAAACTTTCTTGCCGGAAAAAGCCCATACTTACAGAAGAAAAGATTGTAATTCTTTTTGTTTCCTATACACGCATGGGAAGAAAACAGTAAGGGACTACCCTAAGTCATATTTAATAGATTGACTTTTGATAGTCCCTTACAACTGTTACATTCAATATGGGAATACTATTCGAAACGTGGCATTACATATTTATCAGTATAAGATGTGAAAGTAATACCGGGCATGGAATGAGTAGACGATGCGTTCTCTAATTTTTTAATCAATGAATAATCGTCGGCATTCAATGCGTAATAATTATCAGAGGTCGGAGTAGTCACACGTACCGTCCAATCGAACATATTACCGATAATGGTTAGTGCATCCGTTTCGGGATTGAATACCGGGATTCCTGTTTTTACGATTTCATACGTCCGATTCTGCAACACATAGAAGGCGTTGTTGACATCGGTCATAAAAGCAAGCGTCTTTTTGTTTCTGAACTCGGTCAGATACAGATGCTTTAACGTCAGTCCTTCAGGCAAGGTGATGGCACGGACATACGGACGCCCTTTCACCTGTTTCAGATGAAACAGACGGCGGTCGGCATCCAATAGAAGATAACCTTCGTCATACTCCTTTTTCACCGTCGGATTTCCTACAATCTCCGTTGCCGGGAAACGAAACTCCTTTTTAGTCATAGCTTCGGTAAACTGAAGACTCTTGTCTTCCTTTACGCTGTTGGAGGCCATGTCGATGAATTCGATCCCTTTGGAGGTGATACGAAATACGTCATCCGGCATTTTTAAGTCCACACGTCCTGACATGGATTCCATCAGAGGATGAAGTCCGATGGAAGGCGCATTGATATCCGAAGGTACACTGCGGAAGTTGAAATTCTCCGTCTGTACCATTTTAGGAGTTACTGCTATCCCTTTAATGGTATCCGGAAAACGCTCATCGGACATCAACTGACGAAAATAAAACATAGGCAGGATACTGTCGAAAGCTGCTTCCGAATAAATATTACCTGCCAAGTCGCGACGCACGCTTCCCTTTCCCTCTTCCTGTCCCATCTGTG includes:
- a CDS encoding DUF4857 domain-containing protein, which gives rise to MRRFSTILLYVTIAFLLLWQLPWCYNFFVVKPEKTPFTLYSFVIGDFAQMGQEEGKGSVRRDLAGNIYSEAAFDSILPMFYFRQLMSDERFPDTIKGIAVTPKMVQTENFNFRSVPSDINAPSIGLHPLMESMSGRVDLKMPDDVFRITSKGIEFIDMASNSVKEDKSLQFTEAMTKKEFRFPATEIVGNPTVKKEYDEGYLLLDADRRLFHLKQVKGRPYVRAITLPEGLTLKHLYLTEFRNKKTLAFMTDVNNAFYVLQNRTYEIVKTGIPVFNPETDALTIIGNMFDWTVRVTTPTSDNYYALNADDYSLIKKLENASSTHSMPGITFTSYTDKYVMPRFE